One Maribacter sp. HTCC2170 genomic window, TAAAGTCTTTATTGAATTCAATGATCTTAAATTCTGCTTCTTCGCCTTTGGCCAATTTCTTCCCGTCTTCTTTTTCTAAATGACGTTGTGGAACAAATGCAGTAATATCATCATTAAAATCAATAGTAGCTCCTTTGTCAACTATTTCTGTGATAGATGCCTTGTGAACTGTATCAAGAGCAAACTCGCTTTCATACTTGTCCCAAGGATTCTCAGTGGTCTGCTTGTGACCTAAACTTAGTTTACGCCCTTCAACATCCAATTCTAAAACCTCAACTTCCAAAGTATCTCCAACAGTAACAAATTCTGATGGGTGTTTGATTTTCTTAGTCCAAGAAAGATCAGAGATATAAATAAGGCCATCAATACCTTCTTCCAATTCTAAGAACACACCAAAATTGGTGAAGTTTCTAACAATACCTTTATGTTTAGATCCAACAGGGTATTTAGTTGTAATATCGGTCCATGGGTCTGGAGTCAATTGCTTGATACCAAGAGACATTTTACGATCTTCACGATCCAGTGTCAATACAACCGCTTCTACCTCATCACCAACTTTCACGAAATCCTGAGCCGAACGTAAGTGCGTAGACCAAGACATTTCAGAAACGTGGATAAGACCTTCAACACCTTCAACAACTTCGATAAACGCACCGTAATCTGCAATTACAACTACTTTACCTTTAACTTTGTCTCCGATTTTAATGTCTTCACTAAGCGCATCCCATGGGTGCTTCTCTAATTGCTTAAGACCTAATTGAATTCTTGATTTGTTTTCATCAAAGTCAAGGATTACAACGTTCAATTTCTGGTCAAGCTCAACAACCTCATTCGGGTGGTTGATTCTACTCCAAGAAAGGTCTGTAATATGAACAAGACCATCAACACCTCCAAGATCAATAAAGACACCGTAAGAAGTAATATTTTTAACAACACCTTCAAGTACTTGACCTTTTTCAAGTTGACTGATGATTTCTTTTTTCTGTTCTTCGATATCCGCTTCGATAAGCGCTTTATGAGAAACAACAACGTTTTTGAATTCGTGGTTTATTTTAACCACTTTGAATTCCATTGTTTTGTTTACATACTGATCGTAATCCCTAATCGGCTTAACGTCAATTTGAGAACCTGGTAAGAAAGCTTCGATACCGAAGACATCGACAATCATACCACCTTTAGTTCTGCATTTTACGAAACCACTAACAATCTCTTCTTTGTCATGGGCAGCGTTAACCCTGTCCCAAGCCATGATTGTTCTGGCCTTTCTATGCGAAAGTACCAACTGACCACTTTTATCCTCACGAATATCAATCAACACCTCTACTTGATCACCAACCTTTAAATCAGGGTTGTAACGAAATTCGTTTAGAGATATAACACCTTCAGATTTTGCGTTAATATCGATAATCGCTTCACGATCTGTTAAGTATACTACTGTACCTTTAACAACCTCTTCATCTGCTGTATCGACAAAATTTTCGGCAACCAATGTTTCAAACTCCTGAAGTTTAGAGTCTTCTACACGTTCTATGCCTTGTTCGTACTTCTCCCAGTCAAAGTTTTCTAAAAATTCTTTTGGGTCTTGTACTGGTGTCTCCACCTTTGTTTCTTGAGTTGCTTCAGTAGTCTCTTCTACTGTTTTAACTTCTTGGGTAGCTTCAGTAGTTTCTTCTACTGCTTTTGTTGCTTTTTCTTCAGCCATTTGCTGATCTAAATTTGTATTCTGTAGTGCTACAAGAGTTAAGCAATTACCACAGAAGATGTTATATGTTTTTCTATTGTATCCTTTTTCCTCTTGATTCTTTGCAAAAAAGGAGTGCAAAACTACGATTTTATTATCTATTTACAAACAAGTATTACAGTTAGATATATGTCTTACTAGTATTTCATCCATTTTTTCGTTAAATAGTGCATTAATTGTTATCTTCCCGCCTATAAATATTAACCGTAAATAAATTACAACTATGAGCGTTAAAGCAAAATACCAAGCAGTTTTAGATCTTGGTGAATCATTGGCCATCCAGGATGGAAAAGTTACCGAAGAAAATGGAGTGTTGAAAATTAAAGGTATGGCCGGAACACAATATGAAAAAAATCTATTGTGGGATAAAATCAAAGAAATAGGTGGTGACCAACCTTACGATTTAAAAGCCAATATAACTGTCGCTGATGATTCAGTTTTTCACAGGCATACAGTAAAAAGTGGAGAGTCTTTAAGCAAGATTGCAAAACACTATTATGGTGATGCCATGAAGTACAAGCAAATATTTGCTGCGAATACGGATCAACTCAAAAACCCTGATATTATTCATCCTGATCAGGTTTTGGTGATTCCAAATCCATAAGAATCAGGTAATCCTAATATTAAAAAGAGACGTTCAATGAACGTCTCTTTTTTGTTTCTTGATTACCCGATTGGTAAAATCCAGTATTCGGTTAAATTGTTCCTCAAGCCCCATATCGCTATTATCAAAGGTGATTGCATCTTCGGCTTTTGTCAATGGGGAAATTTCTCTGTGCGTATCAATATAATCTCTGTGCTCTACATTCTTTAGTACTTCCCCATAACTTACATCTTCCCCTTTATCCAACAACTCCTTATAGCGTCTAGTTGCCCTTTTTTCAGGAGAGGCTGTCATGAAAATCTTGAGTTCCGCATTTGGAAAAACTACTGTACCTATATCCCTACCGTCCATCACAATTCCTTTTTCAAGACCCATTTGTTTTTGGATCAGCACCAATTTTTTACGCACGTCTTCGATAGTAGCCACTTTACTCACCAATCTAGATACCTCCATCGTCCTAATTTTACGTTCTACATTTTTATTGTTCAAATGCATTTCTGCAAAACCTATAGTATCATTATAAATAAACTTTAAATTGATGTTTTTCAAATCACCAACCAATCCATCAATATCACTTTTATTTTCAGTCACATAACCTTTCTCCATGGCATAAAGTGTCACCGCCCTGTACATGGCCCCTGTGTCAACATAAATGTAACCCAGCACTTTTGCCAATTGCTTTGCAATTGTGCTTTTACCTGTTGAGGAATAGCCATCTATGGCTATGGTGATTTTTTCCATGATTAAAAATAAACAGAAAAAAGAGTCATACTAAACTAAAGTTTCTTGGCATTTTTTACTTTCTGTTTTGTAATTGCCAAGTCTATTACTTCACTCATATCAGAAACATAATTAAATGTAAGTCCTTTCAAATAATCCTCTTTGATCTCTAAAATATCTTTTCTGTTTTCTTCACACAAGATTATTTCCTTGATTTTCGCCCTCTTGGCAGCAAGGATCTTTTCTTTTATACCCCCAACTGGCAAAACTTTTCCGCGAAGGGTTATTTCACCGGTCATTGCCAAACTCTTCTTTACTTTTCTTTGAGTGAATAAAGAAACCAATGAAGTCAACATTGTAATACCTGCACTAGGGCCATCTTTTGGAGTTGCACCTTCTGGAACATGTATATGTACATTGTATTTATCAAAGATAGCTGGATCTATACCAAAACTGTCGGCGTTGGATTTTATATATTCCATCGCAATGGTAGCCGATTCTTTCATGACCTTACCTAAATTTCCGGTAATGTTCAGGGCACCTTTTCCTTTGGACAAAATTGATTCGATAAAAAGAATGTCACCGCCAACACGTGTCCACGCCAAACCCGTTACCACACCTGCGACATCATTATTTTCATATTTATCCCTTTCCATACGCGCGGGTCCCAAAATCTTCTCAACATCCTCATTACTTATTTTGATGTTGTACTCTTCCTCTATGGCAATAGATTTTGCGGCATAACGAACAACTTTTGCGATTTGTTTTTCCAAAGAACGTACACCAGATTCCCTTGTGTAACCCTCTACAATCTTTTCTAATTGTCGTTTACCTATTTTAAGGTCCTTTGTGCCAAGGCCGTGCTCTTTTAATTGTTTGGGCAATAAATGTCTTTTGGCAATTTCAACTTTTTCCTCGATAGTATAGCCTGATACATTTATTATCTCCATTCTATCTCGTAACGCAGGTTGAATGGTGGCCAAACTGTTAGCAGTTGCTATGAACATAACCTTGGACAAATCATATCCCATTTCAAGGAAGTTGTCATAAAACTCAGAATTCTGCTCTGGATCCAATACCTCAAGCATTGCCGACGAAGGGTCACCTTGATGACTGCTTGCCAATTTATCAATCTCATCAAGAATAAAAACTGGGTTCGATGTACCCGCTTTTTTCAAACTTTGAACAATACGTCCCGGCATGGCACCTATGTAAGTTTTTCGATGTCCTCGAATCTCAGCCTCATCCCTTAGGCCACCTAATGACATACGCACATATTCACGACCTAATGCCTCTGCTACAGATTTACCCAAAGATGTCTTTCCTGTTCCTGGAGGGCCAAATAAGCAAAGTATCGGAGACTTCATATCGTTTCGAAGTTTCAATACAGCCAAATATTCTATTATACGTCTTTTCACGTCCTCGAGACCATAATGATCACGGTCCAAAATCTTTTGGGCTCTCTTTAAATCAAATTTATCTTTTGAAAATTCATTCCAAGGCAAATCAATGAATAAGTCCAAATAATTTCTTTGAATGGAATATTCAGCAACCTGCGGATTCATGCGCTGCATTTTTGCCAATTCCTTTTCAAAATGTTCACCAATCTTAGTATCCCATTTTTTATCCTTTGCCTTAACCCTCATCTCCGCAATCTCTTCGTCATATGAAACACCCCCCAATTCCTCTTGAATGGTTTTCATTTGTTGATGAAGAAAATATTCGCGTTGCTGTTGGTCCATATCACTACGAACCTTTGATTGAATGTCATTTTTCAGTTCCAATT contains:
- the rpsA gene encoding 30S ribosomal protein S1; translation: MAEEKATKAVEETTEATQEVKTVEETTEATQETKVETPVQDPKEFLENFDWEKYEQGIERVEDSKLQEFETLVAENFVDTADEEVVKGTVVYLTDREAIIDINAKSEGVISLNEFRYNPDLKVGDQVEVLIDIREDKSGQLVLSHRKARTIMAWDRVNAAHDKEEIVSGFVKCRTKGGMIVDVFGIEAFLPGSQIDVKPIRDYDQYVNKTMEFKVVKINHEFKNVVVSHKALIEADIEEQKKEIISQLEKGQVLEGVVKNITSYGVFIDLGGVDGLVHITDLSWSRINHPNEVVELDQKLNVVILDFDENKSRIQLGLKQLEKHPWDALSEDIKIGDKVKGKVVVIADYGAFIEVVEGVEGLIHVSEMSWSTHLRSAQDFVKVGDEVEAVVLTLDREDRKMSLGIKQLTPDPWTDITTKYPVGSKHKGIVRNFTNFGVFLELEEGIDGLIYISDLSWTKKIKHPSEFVTVGDTLEVEVLELDVEGRKLSLGHKQTTENPWDKYESEFALDTVHKASITEIVDKGATIDFNDDITAFVPQRHLEKEDGKKLAKGEEAEFKIIEFNKDFKRVVASHTAIFREEEKRNVKAAVKRAKASADEAKPTLGDANDALQALKDKMEADSKKK
- a CDS encoding LysM peptidoglycan-binding domain-containing protein; amino-acid sequence: MSVKAKYQAVLDLGESLAIQDGKVTEENGVLKIKGMAGTQYEKNLLWDKIKEIGGDQPYDLKANITVADDSVFHRHTVKSGESLSKIAKHYYGDAMKYKQIFAANTDQLKNPDIIHPDQVLVIPNP
- the cmk gene encoding (d)CMP kinase; translated protein: MEKITIAIDGYSSTGKSTIAKQLAKVLGYIYVDTGAMYRAVTLYAMEKGYVTENKSDIDGLVGDLKNINLKFIYNDTIGFAEMHLNNKNVERKIRTMEVSRLVSKVATIEDVRKKLVLIQKQMGLEKGIVMDGRDIGTVVFPNAELKIFMTASPEKRATRRYKELLDKGEDVSYGEVLKNVEHRDYIDTHREISPLTKAEDAITFDNSDMGLEEQFNRILDFTNRVIKKQKRDVH
- the lon gene encoding endopeptidase La translates to MGDSKFSNFDNMSLQSIDQDAELIPLLTPEDEEEMNNEGLPETLPILPLRNTVLFPGVVIPITAGRDKSIKLIKDANNGSKVIGVVAQKDEKTENPGVNDIHTLGTVARILRVLQMPDGNTTVIIQGKKRFEVAEVLTEKPYMTATVRETLEERPEKDGQEFLAIIESIKDLSLKIIRDNPNIPSEASFAIKNIQSNSFLINFVSSNLNLDVKEKQELLEIGNLQERALTTLKYMNVELQKLELKNDIQSKVRSDMDQQQREYFLHQQMKTIQEELGGVSYDEEIAEMRVKAKDKKWDTKIGEHFEKELAKMQRMNPQVAEYSIQRNYLDLFIDLPWNEFSKDKFDLKRAQKILDRDHYGLEDVKRRIIEYLAVLKLRNDMKSPILCLFGPPGTGKTSLGKSVAEALGREYVRMSLGGLRDEAEIRGHRKTYIGAMPGRIVQSLKKAGTSNPVFILDEIDKLASSHQGDPSSAMLEVLDPEQNSEFYDNFLEMGYDLSKVMFIATANSLATIQPALRDRMEIINVSGYTIEEKVEIAKRHLLPKQLKEHGLGTKDLKIGKRQLEKIVEGYTRESGVRSLEKQIAKVVRYAAKSIAIEEEYNIKISNEDVEKILGPARMERDKYENNDVAGVVTGLAWTRVGGDILFIESILSKGKGALNITGNLGKVMKESATIAMEYIKSNADSFGIDPAIFDKYNVHIHVPEGATPKDGPSAGITMLTSLVSLFTQRKVKKSLAMTGEITLRGKVLPVGGIKEKILAAKRAKIKEIILCEENRKDILEIKEDYLKGLTFNYVSDMSEVIDLAITKQKVKNAKKL